The Raphanus sativus cultivar WK10039 unplaced genomic scaffold, ASM80110v3 Scaffold1816, whole genome shotgun sequence genome contains the following window.
ttattctgctcatgtattccaaataaagaatttgttgtaccatcgtccaccattgacatcaactacaccgaatttgttaaaccgaacacctctgttgacgacggggtcgaaccactcacatttgaagaggacgcatttcagcttcaatatccctagaaattccacttcaataatctctgtcaagataccgtagaaatcggtttcccctttcacacatattccatagttactggtcgcccgctgtctaccatactcatatgtgtgaaattatagcctcgtgtgaaatacatctgtgaggtggtgacctttacatgtggagattgaattacttcgtgtaaccacttaggataatctgcatcgtcgtcaaaatcaacctgcaaaaacaaagtgaacgttaaaatacagatcatttatgaataaagagtttgagttaatacctgattcttcaaccactttataaagtgttgatctttccttttgtctacgtcagttgtggatataccagggaatgtttcttcgacttgtgaaacaaatatgctgtaaaatcacattttatattaattaatatttggcaattatatatatgtgttaatttatatgtgtccatttatgttacctttcaaaataacgaatcaatggatcctcacaattgagtagaatataggtgtgtgcactatgagcgtcttcttcactcgaccaccaaacctcttttgatttcccacccagtcgcccaatctggctaaagatgtctggaacaccagcaactgcgtatgttggcgcgacaccaccatcatcatatctccttggagctcttttccgagtacgtacttttgacgcaaagtagtacgatgtgaagtgagaagtttcttccgtcaaacttccagcaattatagaaccttcaacctttgcaaggttctttgcttttcccttcaaatatttcatggctcgctcatactgatacatccatccgtaatgtacaggtccacgaagcaatgcctcatatgggaggtggacagctagatgctccatTACGTCAAAAAACCCAGGAGGAAGTATCTtttccaagttgcacaataagatgggaatgttctcttgaagctgttccacgacttctactttaagggtgcgggtgctcagatccctgaaaaatgctccaatgccttgtatattccaaaaacaattatacacatattagtcatatatatttcaaactaaatcattatatataaaataactgcaatatataatatagtaccTACAAGTGCTTCATGTGCGTTTGTAGtaagtagctccgcaaaagcaaagggaagtagtcgttgcataaagacatgacagtcatgactcttcatcccggagaaTTTTTGACCAttttcaacgcatctagacagatttgaaacatacccatcggggaatttcacttctgatgctacccagttgaacaacaccgacttttttctgaagacaatctgaatatcggaacaggaacttgcccattgctgtttatatgtaactcgcttcttgagcaaatattcggcaagtctaacctcgattttatgttgtcttttgtcttccccgggacattcaatattgtattcatgatgttctcaaagaaattcttctctatatgcatcacatcgaggttgtggcgcagaagaagatccttccaatatggcaactcccaaaatatactcttcttgtgccagttgtgatgaacaccgtaagaatcaggcatattagggggaacatgccaattaccaccacgaggaactgtttccaaagcttcatagtaa
Protein-coding sequences here:
- the LOC130504836 gene encoding uncharacterized protein LOC130504836, coding for MEHLAVHLPYEALLRGPVHYGWMYQYERAMKYLKGKAKNLAKVEGSIIAGSLTEETSHFTSYYFASKVRTRKRAPRRYDDGGVAPTYAVAGVPDIFSQIGRLGGKSKEVWWSSEEDAHSAHTYILLNCEDPLIRYFESIFVSQVEETFPGISTTDVDKRKDQHFIKWLKNQVDFDDDADYPKWLHEVIQSPHVKVQQIRAFHLSFTSISS